One window of the Triticum dicoccoides isolate Atlit2015 ecotype Zavitan chromosome 3B, WEW_v2.0, whole genome shotgun sequence genome contains the following:
- the LOC119274234 gene encoding transcription factor bHLH168-like: protein MKSRRQNGRGGAAAGAMALDGSHTHTHTTSSGCGAGGVGGGGGCSKMERKDVEKNRRLHMKGLCLKLSSLLPASSSDHHLRHYSTSSSSSPPSSSKDAATQLDQLDSAAAYINQLRGRIDDLKRRKQAALSGGCSSSVSAGDYKPQTTASLPVIEVRHQDGTLDVALASEAGRPFRLHEVMAVLEQEGAEVISASFSVVGDKIFYTVHSQALCPRIGLDAGRVAQRLRGLAAAATVSSLLT, encoded by the exons ATGAAGAGCAGGAGGCAGAACGGCCGCGGAGGAGCCGCCGCCGGCGCCATGGCGCTGGACGGGagccacacccacacccacaccacAAGCAGCGGCTGCGGCGCCGGTggggtaggaggaggaggaggttgcagcAAGATGGAGCGCAAGGATGTGGAGAAGAACCGGCGGCTGCACATGAAGGGCCTCTGCCTCAagctctcctccctcctccccgccTCCTCCTcagaccaccacctccgccattattccacttcttcctcttcctcgccgCCCTCCAGCAGCAAG GACGCGGCGACGCAGCTGGATCAGCTGGACAGCGCGGCGGCCTACATCAACCAGCTCCGGGGCCGCATCGACGACCTCAAGCGCCGCAAGCAGGCCGCCCTCTCCGGCGGCTGCTCATCCTCCGTCTCCGCCGGCGACTACAAGCCACAGACTACGGCGTCGCTGCCGGTGATCGAGGTTAGGCACCAGGACGGGACTCTGGACGTGGCGCTGGCGAGCGAGGCCGGGCGGCCCTTCCGGTTGCACGAGGTGATGGCGGTGCTTGAGCAGGAGGGCGCTGAGGTGATCAGCGCCAGCTTCTCCGTGGTGGGCGACAAGATCTTCTACACGGTCCACTCGCAGGCGCTCTGCCCCCGCATCGGCCTCGACGCCGGCCGCGTCGCCCAGAGGCTGCGCGGCCTCGCCGCAGCCGCCACCGTCTCGTCCCTCCTGACATGA